The Winogradskyella schleiferi genome has a window encoding:
- the pyrF gene encoding orotidine-5'-phosphate decarboxylase has translation MTTTQLTTQIQQKKSFLCIGLDVDLNKIPQHLLKEEDPIFAFNKAIIDATHHLCVAYKPNTAFYEAYGIKGWRALEKTIDYLNEKHPEIYTIADAKRGDIGNTSTMYAKAFFEDLGFDSVTVAPYMGKDSVEPFLAFKDKHTILLALTSNQGAFDFQTKTVDGVELYKQVLETSKSWQNSENLMYVVGATKAEFLADIRKIIPDSFLLVPGVGAQGGNLQDVCKYGMNSSVGLLINSSRGIIYASQNEDFAQAAAVKAEELQVQMEAVLSEKS, from the coding sequence ATGACAACAACCCAACTAACAACACAAATCCAACAAAAGAAATCCTTCCTCTGCATAGGCTTAGACGTCGATTTAAATAAAATCCCACAACATTTATTAAAAGAAGAAGATCCCATCTTCGCTTTTAATAAGGCCATTATAGATGCAACACATCATTTATGCGTTGCCTACAAACCAAACACCGCTTTTTACGAAGCTTACGGCATTAAAGGTTGGCGAGCTTTAGAAAAAACAATCGACTATCTCAACGAAAAACATCCTGAAATTTACACCATTGCTGACGCTAAACGAGGCGATATTGGTAATACAAGTACCATGTATGCCAAAGCGTTTTTTGAGGATTTAGGTTTCGATAGTGTAACGGTTGCACCATATATGGGAAAGGATTCCGTAGAACCTTTTTTAGCTTTTAAAGATAAGCATACCATTCTTTTAGCCTTAACCTCCAATCAAGGCGCTTTTGATTTTCAGACAAAAACAGTAGATGGCGTAGAGTTATACAAACAAGTTTTGGAAACCTCTAAATCTTGGCAGAATTCAGAAAACTTAATGTACGTGGTTGGTGCGACCAAAGCGGAGTTTTTAGCTGATATTCGTAAAATTATTCCTGATAGCTTTTTGTTGGTGCCTGGAGTTGGTGCCCAAGGCGGCAATCTTCAAGACGTGTGTAAATATGGTATGAATAGTTCGGTTGGTTTATTAATAAATTCATCACGTGGTATAATTTACGCTTCCCAAAATGAAGATTTTGCGCAAGCTGCTGCTGTAAAAGCTGAGGAATTGCAGGTGCAAATGGAAGCTGTTTTGAGTGAAAAGTCTTAA